In a single window of the Niabella ginsenosidivorans genome:
- a CDS encoding DUF4346 domain-containing protein: MHLLASLFPDSATGENPAAVKLFYQMLSVKAFFNRLKNISGNRWPPYPGNYQIIHPQGQIALCTLTSDELIPVATLPENVAITGTLMTPNLGIERMILNILSNPNIRHLILCGKESPVFKAGQAIECLFSYRVDHEKRIINAEGHFPVLMNLSEENISRFLKQTRLISIKNEKRTEVIQQKINELALKTEPYHKRLLPENKVSEDASFTELKPGGKRIPLDYDQKGFFVITTDSKRNAIQVKHYYRGNRPGYFIKGRSSESILLAILEKGLVSQMSHAGYLGAELAKAETALKLDLKYTQDQPLKRST; encoded by the coding sequence ATGCATCTCTTAGCAAGCCTCTTCCCGGATTCGGCAACAGGAGAAAATCCTGCCGCCGTAAAACTATTTTACCAGATGCTCTCGGTAAAAGCATTTTTCAACCGGTTGAAAAATATTTCCGGCAACCGGTGGCCACCGTATCCGGGAAATTACCAGATAATACACCCGCAAGGGCAAATAGCCCTTTGCACGCTCACATCTGATGAGCTGATCCCGGTAGCAACGCTTCCGGAAAATGTAGCCATCACAGGAACATTGATGACGCCCAATTTAGGCATTGAACGGATGATCCTCAACATCCTTTCTAACCCGAACATCCGTCATCTGATCCTTTGCGGAAAAGAGTCTCCGGTCTTTAAGGCCGGGCAGGCTATCGAATGCCTATTCAGCTATCGAGTTGACCATGAGAAAAGGATCATCAATGCAGAGGGTCATTTCCCGGTATTGATGAACCTGTCCGAAGAAAACATCAGCCGGTTTCTAAAACAAACCCGGTTAATATCTATTAAAAATGAAAAGCGGACAGAAGTGATCCAGCAAAAAATAAACGAGTTAGCTCTTAAAACCGAACCTTATCATAAAAGGCTTCTGCCTGAAAATAAGGTATCTGAAGACGCCTCTTTTACGGAGCTGAAACCGGGCGGAAAAAGGATCCCTCTGGATTATGACCAAAAGGGTTTCTTTGTGATCACAACTGATTCCAAAAGAAATGCAATACAGGTAAAGCATTATTACAGGGGTAACCGGCCGGGGTATTTTATTAAAGGGCGTTCGTCCGAATCCATTTTACTGGCGATCCTGGAAAAGGGTTTGGTGTCACAAATGAGCCACGCAGGATACCTGGGCGCAGAGCTGGCAAAAGCGGAAACAGCCCTGAAGCTGGATCTGAAATATACGCAGGACCAGCCGCTTAAACGTAGCACCTGA
- a CDS encoding XAC2610-related protein: protein MKKRSEKLKRKCNRLRILFVVAIITAHPAMMQAQLPGACIYRLFPTSDNIFPMEHYTRYMVNPGRFYEVNLVPHKGIAQYGLRYALAAIDTATGIMKIALLRDTVSKSGKEKLKQLVSGGFYNGRRVPVFAQAFPVTGDCVSPEPVMDGAFPDHPDIEGQWRFGRSFTGYSNLLAFIVLPPLRGQLQRYDSSSRSSRYGNRFTFEESFFYPHDRRAPYRNLIFTFDHDGIPLYKSTMPHTPVMSRFRRGEYIAVRRDSADWLFADRIIIQPDTAMHYIPDTGLPPNDSKLQIKSGWVKKEDLVTNPWIKQKQQTRQFRFEISCTSAGPGDEPANIEAIRIINKRTGKRQVIFNKAFFKQDPADVVQVRDCNFDGHPDIWLSARYISDVANISHDYHIYNAHSGQFEYNKQLSNLSNVEIDPARKCISTDWRGGAGYHGGEQYIFVKDTLQKVFYWSREQMASGYFAENRTGKLVNGNWVEEVYPSGRIFADSSAVYNFPVDIKKPVGKLVKDDYAFIRKETPLWYYVEAVSNTQKDIKGWIRKEAMLPGFSLQLKSETLLFRFEAADTNTIVAIRILNKAARQPMQIITGVQYPAVDSLFQTGDYNADGLPDFRIETNRDEQRVYYDEYLFDNVTQLFRKKEE, encoded by the coding sequence ATGAAAAAACGATCCGAGAAATTAAAACGAAAATGTAATCGCCTCAGGATACTGTTTGTTGTAGCTATAATAACAGCGCATCCGGCAATGATGCAGGCCCAGCTGCCGGGTGCGTGCATTTATCGGCTGTTCCCTACTTCCGATAATATTTTCCCTATGGAACACTATACACGGTATATGGTAAATCCGGGCCGTTTTTATGAAGTAAACCTGGTACCGCATAAAGGCATTGCGCAATATGGGCTGCGCTATGCGCTGGCCGCCATAGATACGGCAACCGGGATAATGAAGATCGCCCTGCTGCGCGATACCGTCAGCAAGAGCGGCAAAGAAAAACTGAAGCAGCTTGTCTCCGGCGGTTTTTATAACGGGCGCAGAGTCCCGGTGTTTGCACAGGCGTTTCCGGTAACCGGAGACTGCGTTTCCCCTGAACCCGTCATGGACGGGGCTTTTCCCGATCATCCGGATATTGAAGGGCAATGGCGCTTTGGACGGTCATTTACCGGCTATAGCAACCTGCTGGCCTTTATTGTCCTTCCGCCGCTGCGCGGGCAGCTGCAACGCTATGATTCTTCCTCCCGTTCCTCCCGTTACGGTAATCGCTTTACCTTTGAAGAAAGTTTTTTTTATCCGCATGACCGGCGTGCGCCCTACCGGAACCTGATATTCACTTTTGACCATGATGGTATCCCGTTGTATAAAAGCACAATGCCGCATACTCCGGTGATGAGCCGCTTCCGGCGGGGAGAATATATTGCCGTACGCAGGGATTCTGCAGATTGGCTTTTTGCAGACAGGATCATCATTCAACCCGATACGGCAATGCATTACATACCGGATACCGGCCTGCCGCCCAACGATTCAAAGCTGCAAATAAAATCGGGATGGGTAAAAAAAGAAGATCTTGTAACCAATCCGTGGATAAAGCAAAAACAGCAGACAAGGCAATTCCGGTTTGAAATATCCTGTACTTCCGCTGGCCCGGGTGATGAGCCTGCTAATATTGAAGCGATCAGAATCATCAATAAAAGAACCGGGAAAAGACAGGTTATTTTTAATAAGGCATTCTTCAAACAGGATCCGGCTGATGTGGTTCAGGTGCGGGATTGCAATTTTGACGGGCACCCCGATATTTGGCTTAGCGCGCGCTATATAAGCGATGTCGCAAATATCAGTCACGATTATCATATTTATAATGCACATTCCGGTCAGTTTGAGTATAATAAACAGTTATCAAACCTTTCAAATGTTGAAATTGATCCGGCACGCAAATGTATTTCCACTGACTGGCGGGGCGGGGCCGGATACCACGGCGGAGAGCAATATATTTTTGTGAAGGATACACTTCAAAAAGTATTCTATTGGAGCCGGGAGCAAATGGCTAGCGGGTATTTTGCGGAAAACAGAACGGGGAAACTGGTAAACGGTAATTGGGTTGAAGAGGTTTATCCGAGCGGGCGCATTTTTGCTGATTCTTCCGCTGTTTATAACTTTCCGGTGGATATAAAAAAGCCTGTGGGGAAACTCGTAAAAGATGACTATGCCTTCATAAGAAAAGAAACCCCGCTTTGGTATTATGTAGAAGCTGTAAGTAATACACAAAAAGATATAAAAGGCTGGATCAGAAAAGAGGCGATGCTTCCCGGGTTCTCATTACAGCTAAAATCAGAAACCCTGCTATTTCGTTTTGAAGCAGCTGATACCAATACCATTGTTGCTATCAGGATTCTAAATAAAGCCGCCCGGCAGCCCATGCAGATCATCACGGGTGTGCAGTATCCTGCTGTTGATTCCCTCTTTCAGACCGGTGATTACAATGCCGATGGCCTTCCCGACTTCCGTATTGAAACCAATCGGGATGAGCAGCGGGTGTATTATGATGAGTACCTGTTTGACAACGTTACGCAGTTGTTCCGGAAAAAGGAGGAATGA